TTTTTGTTTAAAAAGATGGTTTCTGGTTGATTCGGTCAAATCGCAACACAATACAACGATGTCTTTATTTTTTTCTCCAGCTAAAACAACCCCGTCTCCATATCCATGCCGTGTAGGAAGTTGCTTTATATTTTTTCCAAATAAATTTTTAACAAGATTTGCTTTTTTATTAATCATATTATTCATGTTCGGATTTAATTTTTCCACCCAAAGTCCTTAATTCACTTAAGGCCTTCATTGCCTCGCCTTCTTTTGGTACTTTGCCATGCCAAGTAAAATCGTATTCCATAAAGTCCACTCCTTTACCCGGAATTGTATGCGCAATTATTATTACCGGCCTTTCTACCACTGCCTTTGCTTCATTACAAGCATCTATAATATCTGTAATATTATGACCATCTATATCAATAACATACCAACCAAATGATTCAAACTTTTCGCGAAGCGGTTCTAATGGCATAACATCTTCTGTGTTGCCATCAATCTGAATATTATTTCTATCAATAATCGCTGTAAGATTTGCGAGCTTCTGTTTGCCTGCGAACATTAATGCCTCCCAAACAATCCCCTCATTTAATTCTCCATCGCCCATCAAACAATATATATTATATTTTTTCTTATCCATTCTGGCGGCATAAGCCATACCAACAGCCTGTGAAATCCCCTCGCCTAAAGGTCCGCTTGTTGCTTCAATTCCCGGAAGAGCGGTACGATGCGGATGCCCTTGCAAACGCGTGCCAAATTGACGCAAAGTCATTAATTCTTTTTTTGGAAAATAACCCGCGTGCGCCATTGTAGCATATTGAACCGGGCAAATATGCCCATTGGATAAAACTAATCTATCACGGTCGGGCCAATTTGGTTGTTTTGGTTTATGATTGAGTACAGAAAAATACAACGTGGTAAAAACATCCGTCATACCTAAGGGACCGGCCGAATGTCCTGAACCGGCTTTTAATAGCATTTTTATAATATCTTTTCTAATATAATTTGCTATTTTTTCCATTTTTTTTATTTCTCTATCAGATGTGTGCATATAATATTATTATATCAAATATTTATTTCTATAACCAATATCTCGTTAATAACTCCTCCCTAATTTTTTCTGTATACAAAAAATCCGCTGTTTTTAGCGTATTTTTTAAAAACTGCATGGAATGCGCTATTTTTCTAAATTTTCTATCGCTC
The window above is part of the Parcubacteria group bacterium CG10_big_fil_rev_8_21_14_0_10_36_14 genome. Proteins encoded here:
- a CDS encoding transketolase, with product MHTSDREIKKMEKIANYIRKDIIKMLLKAGSGHSAGPLGMTDVFTTLYFSVLNHKPKQPNWPDRDRLVLSNGHICPVQYATMAHAGYFPKKELMTLRQFGTRLQGHPHRTALPGIEATSGPLGEGISQAVGMAYAARMDKKKYNIYCLMGDGELNEGIVWEALMFAGKQKLANLTAIIDRNNIQIDGNTEDVMPLEPLREKFESFGWYVIDIDGHNITDIIDACNEAKAVVERPVIIIAHTIPGKGVDFMEYDFTWHGKVPKEGEAMKALSELRTLGGKIKSEHE